A region of Saimiri boliviensis isolate mSaiBol1 chromosome 10, mSaiBol1.pri, whole genome shotgun sequence DNA encodes the following proteins:
- the LOC101031105 gene encoding deoxyuridine 5'-triphosphate nucleotidohydrolase, mitochondrial-like, which yields MPCSEETPVSPSRWARPAEEGGMQLPFARLSEHATAPTGYDLYSAYDYTIPPMEKALVKTDIQIALPSGCYGRVAPRSGLAEKHFIDVGAGVIDEDYRGNVGVALFNFGKEKFEVKKDDRIAQLICERIFYPEIEEVQALVDTERGSGGFSSTGKN from the coding sequence ATGCCCTGCTCTGAAGAGACACCCGTTTCACCCAGCAGGTGGGCCCGGCCTGCAGAGGAGGGTGGCATGCAGCTCCCCTTTGCCAGGCTCTCCGAGCACGCCACGGCCCCCACGGGCTACGACCTGTACAGTGCCTATGATTACACAATCCCACCTATGGAGAAGGCTCTTgtgaaaacagacatacagatagCGCTTCCTTCTGGGTGTTACGGAAGAGTAGCTCCTCGGTCTGGCTTGGCTGAAAAACACTTTATTGATGTAGGAGCTGGTGTCATAGATGAAGATTATAGAGGAAACGTTGGTGTTGCACTGTTTAATTTTGgcaaagaaaagtttgaagtcAAAAAAGATGATCGAATTGCACAACTCATTTGTGAACGGATTTTTTACCCAGAAATAGAAGAAGTTCAAGCTTTGGTTGACACCGAAAGGGGTTCAGGAGGTTTTAGTTCCACTGGGAAGAATTAA